A genome region from Nitrospinaceae bacterium includes the following:
- a CDS encoding ATP-NAD kinase, with translation MIRVGVIANPQSGKDIRRLVALATSFSNHEKLLIVRRVLAGLEAAGVDEVAILDDAGSLGRAAVEAFGKGSAGKRTKVRLCSVEARGESEDTTRAASKMTEEGAACIVVLGGDGTSRAAAKGCGRCPLVPLSTGTNNAFSQNWEGTVAGLGAGLYAMRPRRYSKEVAVSKRLVVHLKGGKDIALVDLAIINESFAGSRAVWDTERIHALALTRCEPGGLGLSALGASLDPITTDEPEGLWIEFAPRGAKGKTILSPVGPGLLQQARVGRVRRIAPGERVEITSEGNQVLAFDGEREYVLSSGEGFEVELDSKGPRVLNIPSVLKIAAQRGHLSNL, from the coding sequence TTGATTCGTGTGGGCGTGATCGCCAATCCACAATCGGGCAAGGACATTCGTCGCCTGGTGGCGCTGGCAACATCATTCAGCAATCATGAAAAATTGCTTATCGTCCGGCGGGTGCTTGCGGGCCTTGAGGCGGCAGGTGTCGATGAGGTGGCTATCCTCGATGACGCAGGCTCCCTTGGGCGTGCGGCAGTTGAGGCCTTCGGCAAAGGAAGCGCTGGAAAGAGAACAAAAGTTCGGCTCTGTAGCGTCGAGGCGCGAGGTGAATCTGAGGACACAACACGAGCGGCTTCAAAAATGACGGAGGAGGGCGCTGCCTGCATCGTCGTGTTGGGCGGTGATGGCACGAGTCGGGCCGCGGCCAAAGGCTGCGGGCGCTGCCCCTTGGTGCCGCTTTCGACGGGGACGAACAACGCGTTTTCCCAAAACTGGGAGGGCACGGTGGCAGGACTTGGGGCCGGATTGTACGCCATGCGGCCAAGGCGCTATTCAAAAGAGGTGGCAGTCTCCAAGCGCCTGGTGGTTCATCTTAAGGGTGGCAAGGATATTGCGCTTGTGGATCTGGCGATAATTAATGAATCCTTTGCCGGCTCGCGGGCCGTATGGGACACAGAGCGCATTCATGCCCTCGCCCTCACGCGGTGCGAGCCAGGCGGGCTTGGTCTCTCTGCCCTGGGGGCCAGCCTTGATCCCATTACGACAGATGAGCCCGAGGGTCTCTGGATTGAATTTGCCCCCCGGGGCGCAAAGGGCAAGACGATTCTCTCTCCTGTGGGACCCGGTTTGCTCCAGCAGGCGCGCGTGGGGCGGGTGCGGCGAATTGCTCCGGGCGAGCGGGTTGAAATCACCAGCGAGGGCAACCAAGTGCTCGCTTTTGATGGGGAGAGGGAATATGTCCTCTCAAGTGGTGAGGGGTTTGAGGTTGAACTCGACAGCAAAGGCCCTAGGGTCCTGAATATTCCCTCGGTGTTGAAAATCGCCGCGCAGAGAGGGCACCTGTCCAATCTTTAA
- a CDS encoding glycerate kinase, whose amino-acid sequence MATRRSAPALRADAKAIFRAGLDSVRAKKAIPAFVDIEKMRGATGPATSPGTRRGERLKIGKRRFKLPANGRLIVTGAGKASAHMARALERILGRRIDGGILVTQKGHAVPCQRVEIIEASHPVPDAAGIKAAKRIGKLLDDAGKDDLVICLLSGGGSALLPAPAQGITLKDKRQTTEALLKAGAPIEALNCVRKHLSRLKGGQFAQRAHPARLVTLAISDVVGDPFDVIASGPTCGDPTTFADARRELKHYGVWRAIPDNVRKLIENGAAGKIADTPEPSDPVFGHVHNFIVANNDAALKAAAAEARRRGFRPFILTRRMQGEAREVGKFLAGIADAIQTEGAPTRPPACILLGGETTVVVKGGGLGGRCQELALSFLDNINNEKHFCLLAAGSDGKDGPTPSAGALVDAKSLQITKKQGIDPGSFLSENNSHKFFGSCGELISTGPTGTNVMDLVVLLAG is encoded by the coding sequence ATGGCCACTCGCCGCAGCGCCCCCGCTCTCCGGGCTGACGCAAAAGCCATATTCAGGGCCGGGCTCGATTCGGTCCGTGCCAAAAAAGCGATACCCGCCTTCGTGGACATCGAAAAAATGAGGGGAGCCACAGGCCCCGCCACAAGCCCCGGCACGCGCCGAGGCGAGCGCCTCAAAATCGGCAAGCGGCGCTTCAAGCTTCCCGCCAACGGGCGGCTCATCGTAACGGGAGCCGGTAAGGCCAGCGCTCATATGGCCCGCGCCCTTGAGCGAATACTCGGCCGCCGAATCGATGGCGGCATTCTCGTCACCCAAAAGGGCCATGCCGTACCATGCCAGCGCGTGGAGATCATCGAGGCGAGCCACCCCGTTCCCGATGCCGCAGGCATCAAAGCGGCCAAAAGAATCGGCAAACTGCTTGATGATGCGGGCAAGGATGACCTGGTTATCTGCCTCCTCTCGGGAGGCGGCTCGGCCCTTCTGCCCGCACCCGCCCAAGGCATCACGCTCAAAGACAAACGCCAGACCACCGAGGCCCTTCTCAAAGCGGGCGCTCCAATCGAGGCCCTCAATTGCGTTCGCAAGCATCTTTCCCGCCTCAAGGGTGGCCAGTTTGCACAACGCGCCCACCCGGCCCGCCTCGTTACCCTCGCCATATCAGACGTCGTGGGAGATCCCTTTGACGTCATCGCATCCGGCCCCACCTGCGGGGACCCGACCACCTTTGCCGATGCGAGGCGGGAGCTGAAGCATTACGGCGTGTGGCGAGCCATCCCGGACAATGTACGCAAACTCATAGAAAACGGCGCGGCAGGTAAAATTGCCGACACCCCCGAGCCCTCGGACCCCGTATTCGGGCACGTCCACAATTTCATCGTGGCAAACAACGACGCGGCTTTGAAGGCCGCTGCCGCAGAGGCCCGCCGCCGTGGATTTAGGCCATTTATCCTCACCCGCCGCATGCAAGGCGAGGCCAGAGAGGTGGGCAAATTCCTGGCCGGCATCGCAGACGCCATCCAAACGGAAGGAGCCCCCACCCGCCCACCAGCCTGCATCCTCCTCGGCGGGGAAACCACAGTAGTCGTAAAGGGAGGTGGCCTGGGCGGCAGATGCCAGGAATTAGCCCTATCTTTCCTAGATAACATCAATAATGAAAAGCACTTCTGCCTTCTTGCCGCCGGGAGCGATGGAAAAGATGGACCAACCCCTTCGGCAGGCGCGCTTGTCGACGCGAAATCCCTGCAAATTACTAAAAAACAAGGTATTGACCCCGGATCATTTTTAAGTGAGAATAACAGCCATAAGTTTTTCGGTAGCTGTGGGGAGTTAATTTCGACAGGCCCAACCGGAACGAACGTGATGGATCTTGTCGTGTTGCTCGCTGGTTAA
- a CDS encoding DUF3047 domain-containing protein: protein MSGSRALWVRSVFCAFLAVVLLSLSQNLAEGAEDSVIFRGGSNRKITTQANGLPKGWKLRIWQGEPDIKVMKEKGKNIIRLRSKVASVSIYKDIKLDLQKYPLLKWRWKVTKLPKDADARVNNKDDQAAGIYVVFPRFPSMINSQLLAYVWETSVPVGTVMRNRRNPMVHYIVVRSGKNRLNEWITEERNVMEDYKKVFGKAPPMVGGISLLIDTDDTHSQAESYFSKIEFLKRAHVRITPPANRLVKSFIPNTGIFE, encoded by the coding sequence ATGTCCGGCTCGCGAGCATTGTGGGTCCGATCCGTATTTTGTGCCTTCCTGGCAGTCGTGCTTCTATCGCTATCCCAAAATTTAGCGGAAGGCGCAGAAGACTCGGTTATCTTCCGCGGCGGCTCCAACCGAAAAATAACCACCCAGGCCAATGGCCTGCCAAAGGGCTGGAAGCTGAGAATATGGCAAGGCGAGCCTGATATAAAAGTAATGAAGGAAAAAGGAAAAAATATTATTCGGCTTCGCAGCAAAGTTGCATCCGTCAGCATCTACAAAGACATCAAACTCGACCTTCAAAAATATCCTCTTCTCAAATGGCGCTGGAAAGTGACCAAACTTCCCAAAGATGCCGACGCCAGGGTTAATAACAAAGACGATCAGGCAGCAGGCATCTATGTCGTATTCCCCCGCTTCCCGAGTATGATTAACAGCCAACTGTTGGCTTATGTCTGGGAAACAAGTGTCCCTGTCGGAACCGTGATGCGGAACCGCCGCAATCCAATGGTCCACTACATAGTCGTCCGAAGCGGAAAAAACCGCCTGAACGAATGGATCACCGAAGAGCGCAACGTCATGGAAGACTATAAAAAAGTATTTGGAAAAGCGCCCCCCATGGTCGGTGGCATCTCCCTTCTCATCGACACCGACGACACACACTCCCAGGCCGAAAGTTATTTCTCAAAAATCGAATTCCTTAAGCGAGCACACGTGCGAATAACCCCTCCGGCCAATCGACTCGTCAAATCCTTTATTCCCAATACCGGCATATTCGAATAA
- the pyk gene encoding pyruvate kinase: MRRTKIVCTLGPASRKTKTLRAMIRAGMNVARLNFSHGTHPEHRATIGKIRKLSKEENCPIAILADLGGPKFRLGKVRSDASLKEGQSVTFTSQTRVGTSKILSVNRPELIPQLRLGDRVMIWDGKLQLEVTQTGEDEVVCQVIIGGPLKNNAGLNMPDTPLNIPALTEKDKKDLAFCIKQGVDFIGLSFVRSAGDIELCRLEMRRHKANIPIIAKMEKTEAVKNLEEIIEATDGAMVARGDLGIEFPLEEVPLAQKKIIACANEHGKPVITATEMLLSMVEAARPTRAEAGDVANAILDGSDAVMLSEETSVGKHPTEVIRMMARIAESTEKSVPSLFEGPRRRRDQITSTNLAYAIAHSTVELARELNAPLIISPTDSGDTPRRIVRHRPRQYVIALSTSDQAIRRLALSWGVIPWKISRRLPLEKMLLAIRERILAETLASEGEYAILCAGYPFGAKESKGRVIQAEVI, from the coding sequence ATGCGCCGAACAAAAATTGTTTGCACACTAGGACCCGCTAGCCGAAAAACAAAGACTTTGCGGGCCATGATTCGCGCCGGAATGAACGTAGCCCGCCTCAATTTTTCGCATGGCACCCACCCTGAACACCGGGCGACCATCGGCAAAATTCGAAAACTATCCAAAGAAGAAAATTGCCCTATAGCCATTCTCGCAGATCTGGGTGGCCCCAAGTTTCGCCTCGGAAAAGTGCGCTCCGATGCATCCCTTAAAGAGGGCCAAAGTGTCACCTTTACTTCTCAGACAAGAGTTGGCACCTCGAAAATTTTATCTGTGAACAGGCCCGAACTCATCCCTCAACTTCGACTGGGCGATCGGGTCATGATTTGGGACGGCAAACTCCAGCTTGAGGTTACACAAACGGGCGAGGATGAGGTCGTCTGTCAGGTCATTATCGGTGGGCCACTCAAAAACAATGCTGGCCTTAATATGCCGGACACCCCTCTCAACATTCCGGCGCTAACCGAAAAAGACAAAAAAGATCTGGCCTTTTGCATCAAACAAGGCGTTGATTTCATCGGTCTATCCTTTGTTCGCTCTGCAGGCGATATTGAACTGTGCCGCCTCGAAATGAGACGCCATAAAGCCAACATCCCGATTATCGCAAAAATGGAAAAAACAGAAGCCGTAAAAAATTTAGAGGAAATCATCGAGGCCACCGATGGTGCGATGGTTGCCCGTGGGGATTTGGGGATAGAGTTCCCGCTTGAGGAAGTCCCACTGGCCCAGAAAAAAATAATTGCCTGTGCAAACGAGCATGGGAAACCCGTCATCACGGCAACAGAAATGCTTTTGTCGATGGTCGAGGCAGCGCGTCCCACCCGTGCTGAGGCCGGCGATGTGGCCAATGCAATCCTTGACGGCTCCGATGCAGTGATGCTCAGCGAGGAGACTTCCGTTGGCAAACATCCCACTGAAGTCATCCGGATGATGGCCCGCATCGCGGAATCAACGGAGAAAAGTGTCCCCTCGTTGTTTGAAGGCCCCAGGCGGCGCCGCGATCAAATCACGAGCACTAATCTTGCCTACGCAATTGCCCACTCCACGGTAGAGCTCGCCCGGGAGCTTAATGCGCCATTAATCATCAGCCCAACGGACTCGGGCGACACCCCACGGCGAATAGTACGTCACCGTCCGAGGCAATATGTAATTGCCCTTAGTACATCGGATCAAGCCATTCGTCGGCTAGCTCTTTCTTGGGGCGTGATCCCCTGGAAAATTTCCCGCCGTCTGCCCTTGGAGAAAATGCTGCTCGCAATCCGTGAACGAATTTTGGCAGAAACCCTAGCGAGCGAAGGCGAGTACGCTATCCTCTGCGCCGGATATCCGTTCGGGGCCAAAGAGAGCAAAGGCCGGGTAATACAAGCTGAGGTGATCTGA